From the genome of Blautia hydrogenotrophica DSM 10507:
CCATACTCAACCGGAAGCTCCACCCTTACCTGGTTAATAAAGTCCCAAATATCCATGGCCTGAAACCCCGGACATTTTCCGGTACAGACGCACATAACAAAACCATATTTCTTTTCCATATATCACATCCTCCTATTCTTGTCTTTTTGGCTCAGCCCTTATGTATGGAACTTCCGATGGCATCCCGGTACGCCTCCCATACGGCTTCGTTCAGTGTAGGGTGGGGATAGATCATATCCGCCAAAAACTCCGCCTTTATTTTTGCGGCAACCGCCATGCTGATCTCTGTTATCATTTCAGAAGCATCCGTCCCCAAAATTTCTCCTCCAATTACCTCCTCCTTTTCATTCAACAAGATTTTAACATAGCCTTCCCTCTTCCCTAAAGTCAGCGCCCTTCCATTCTGTCGGAAAGAAAAATATCCTTTTTTGATTGGAACTCCTTTTGCCAACGCCTCTTCTTCCGTAAGTCCTACACGGGCAAATTCAGGGATGGTATAAATACAGGAAGACACTGTCATGGGATCAAGTGTACTCTTTTTTCCAAGGGCATTCTCTGCCGCCACCCTGCCCTGGGCATACGCAAAATGCGCCAACAGCGGACCTCCGGTAATATCCCCGGCTGCATACACGTCTTTTTCGCTGGTCTGCATAAATTCATCCACGCAGACTGCATGATTTTTTGTTTTCAAAGAGAGCTGGGTAAAGTCTTCCAGGTTTAACCTCCTCCCAGCTGCGACCAGAATCACCTCACAAGAAAGCTGCTCCTTTTTCTCTCCTGTGTCATAGGTAATCGACAGTCCCTGATCTCCTTTCTCAATCTTTATGATCTGGCTCTGGAAGCGGAACCCTATTCCCAGCCTCTTTAAATGTTTCAAAATCTCCTTTGGCGCTTCCTCTCCTGTTTCCGGCAAAAACTCCTTCTGTTTTTCAAGTAAAGTAACTTTTGTCCCTAACGCTGCAAAGCACGTGGCAAATTCCACGCCTATCACACCGGCTCCCAGGATCGCCATGCTTTCAGGTATCTGTGATAGATTTAATGCTTCTGTGCTTGTAATCACACCCTTTAAATGGATTCCCGGAATCTCCGGTATGAAAGGTCTGCTGCCTGACGCAAGAATCATCTTCTCACACGTCACTTGAATATTTCCTTCTTTGGTTTCTACCTGAATCTCATGGAGCGCAGTCACAATTCCTTTTCCTTTCAAAACAGAAATTCCATTTTTTTGCAGCAGGCTTTCCAACCCTATGTTTAAATTTTTTACGATCCTGTTTTTTCGCTCCACTGCAGTCCCCCAATCAATCGTATCAAGACTTGCTTCTATCCCAAATTCTCTCGCCTTTTTTATATGCTGGGTCATTTTCGCGCTCTCAAGCAGCGCCTTTGTAGGAATACACCCTGCATTCATACAAACGCCTCCCAACTTCTCCCTTTCTACAAGGATGACCTTGGCGCCTAGCTGTCTTGCGCGGATTGCTGCGATATAGCCTGCAGGACCACCGCCTAAAACTGCAATCTGTGTTTTTATCTCTTCCTTTTCCATAAATATTCACCTTTCCAAAAGCATTTAGAAATAGCTGTATATGTTTCATATTTCTCTATTGTATTTATATAGATTTTTTTCTATCACATTTACGATTATCTATATCATATTTCTAAAAAATCACATCCGAAAGATGTGTTTTTTAGGTTGCTCTCAAAATAAAATTTTCTTTACCCAAATGTGTCCCAAAAAGCCTTTATTTGTTCCAGTTTTTCATAGTTTAAAGTATATCTCATCCATGCCCCGTTTCTAACTCCTGTCACTAAACCGCACTCTGTTAAAATTTTCATGTGATAGGACAAAGTAGGCTGTGTGATATGAAATCCATCTAATATCTTACAGGCGCACATTTCTCCACTTTCAAGCATCTTTACAATCTTTAATCGAGTCACATCGGATAACGCCTTAAACACAGACGCATACTCCTCATAATTATTCTCCATTCATTCTTCCTCTTTCTTATCGACATTGATCTATATGTGTATTATAACATTATATAGATAGATGTCAATATATTTCCTACGACACTTTGTTTGACGATTTCCGTGCTGCAAAAGGACTCCGACACAAATATGCCGAAGCCCTTTTTAAGTCTGCTATCAGAGTTTGAAATAGATAATATAAGGATAGCTGGAGGTTTATCTAATTGGGTGAATTCATCTGATAGGAAGTTGACTTATATATAATTTAGCACATCGTTAACTTCTTCACAAGCTCCCCTGGGGGATATTTTTTAAAAAAATCCCAATTCCTGCTTCCATGTATAGCCCATTGCCTCCGCTGCCTTATTGGCTGCATCGATATCTATCAGATCTGCCACAACCCCAAGAGCCATATCAATTCCATACAAAGAGCTGGAAGAAGAATAAAACTTTCCATCGGCCACCCAGGAAACATTAGGTATCCAATAGACCGCCGCTGTAAACATCCGTTTCCAGTTTTCATTCATTTTGTACTCCGCTATATTGCGCCGGTACAGTACCCCGGTCTGGGCCAGAAACCCAGAGCCATCTGCAACCATCAGGCAGGTATCTGCATTGCTCACCAGCTTCTGTAGCAGTTCAATGGTCTCCCTCTCATGATGAATCACCCGGCGAGCGCCTCTTCCACCCGGGATTAGCAGAATTCCATTTTCCATCTCTTCATCCACAGGCTCTGTCCAGAGTTTTGCTCCCTGGCTGCTGTTTATGATGTTTCCACTCACAGACCAGTAATTTATATGAAAATGCTCTGGCAGTTTTCCAAAGACCTCCACAGGCCCAAACACATCCATTGAATTGAAATCATCAAACAGAAATACATTCACATTCATTATATCCCACTCCTCCCATTTCACTAGGTTACCCCTGCCGATCTCACTTTCCTCGCTTTCGCAGCTTTTGACTGACAATATCTTATCAAAATGCAGAAATGTCAACAAGCCCCGTGGGGGGATATCCATGTTGTGAAATCCC
Proteins encoded in this window:
- a CDS encoding DJ-1/PfpI family protein, which translates into the protein MNVNVFLFDDFNSMDVFGPVEVFGKLPEHFHINYWSVSGNIINSSQGAKLWTEPVDEEMENGILLIPGGRGARRVIHHERETIELLQKLVSNADTCLMVADGSGFLAQTGVLYRRNIAEYKMNENWKRMFTAAVYWIPNVSWVADGKFYSSSSSLYGIDMALGVVADLIDIDAANKAAEAMGYTWKQELGFF
- a CDS encoding ArsR/SmtB family transcription factor; translated protein: MENNYEEYASVFKALSDVTRLKIVKMLESGEMCACKILDGFHITQPTLSYHMKILTECGLVTGVRNGAWMRYTLNYEKLEQIKAFWDTFG
- the lpdA gene encoding dihydrolipoyl dehydrogenase gives rise to the protein MEKEEIKTQIAVLGGGPAGYIAAIRARQLGAKVILVEREKLGGVCMNAGCIPTKALLESAKMTQHIKKAREFGIEASLDTIDWGTAVERKNRIVKNLNIGLESLLQKNGISVLKGKGIVTALHEIQVETKEGNIQVTCEKMILASGSRPFIPEIPGIHLKGVITSTEALNLSQIPESMAILGAGVIGVEFATCFAALGTKVTLLEKQKEFLPETGEEAPKEILKHLKRLGIGFRFQSQIIKIEKGDQGLSITYDTGEKKEQLSCEVILVAAGRRLNLEDFTQLSLKTKNHAVCVDEFMQTSEKDVYAAGDITGGPLLAHFAYAQGRVAAENALGKKSTLDPMTVSSCIYTIPEFARVGLTEEEALAKGVPIKKGYFSFRQNGRALTLGKREGYVKILLNEKEEVIGGEILGTDASEMITEISMAVAAKIKAEFLADMIYPHPTLNEAVWEAYRDAIGSSIHKG